Part of the Methylomonas sp. AM2-LC genome, CTTAAAAAATTTTTGTATTTCTAATTTATAATAGTTAAGCACTGATTAGGCAACAGGTTTTATTTTTAAATCCAAAGTGCCGATTGTCAGTATCATTGTGAATGTGTATCCTGTCGAGCTATGCAAATACATCTCATCTCCGTTGGAAATCGTATGCCGGATTGGGTTCAGCAAGGCTATAATGAATACGCCAAAAGGCTGCCCAGGGAATGCGAACTCGTATTAAAAGAAATTGCTCCTGATAAACGTCGCAGTGGTGATATTGATCGTATCACTAAGGAAGAAGGTGAGCGCATGATTGCTGCCTTGCCGAACAGGGTCCATATAGTAACCCTGGATATTCCCGGTAAACCATGGACAACTCAAGATGTGTCTTTATCCTTACAACGCTGGCTTGGGAATGGTTCTCCTGTAGCCTTAATGGTGGGCGGGCCAGAAGGTTTGTCGCAACAAGTTAAAGAATTAGCCAACGAATCATGGAGTTTATCTCCCCTGACTTTTCCGCATCCTTTAGTTAGAGTGATCGTAGCGGAACAAATTTACCGAGCCTGGAGTCTGTTAAACAAACATCCGTATCATCGGTAAAATTTGCAGATTTAATTTTTGTATCAAGTATGGTTACAATCACCGCATTGTTAAGAGATGCGCTAAACTGTCTAATATTAATATTTTCGATTCATAGTTTTAATGTCTGCACAAATTATACTTGCTTCTGCTTCGCCACGTCGTAGTGAATTACTTAAACAGATTGGTATTTCCCATCAAATCCAGGTGGTTGATATTGATGAAACGCCGTTGCTTGGAGAGTTACCATTAAGATATGTCCAAAGGGTTGCTGCAGAGAAATCCGCTGCTTGTCTGGCTGTAATGAATCAAAAATTACCCATATTGTCTGCGGATACCAGTGTCGTTTGCGACGGTATGATTTTGGGGAAGCCGGATAATGAGCAACATGCTGTTGAATTATTAAGCAGATTATCGGGGCGTACTCATCAGGTGTATAGCGCTATTTCTTTGCGAGGAAATCAGCACTGGCAGGCTGTCAGTATTAGCGAAGTTAGATTTCGGATGCTGAGTCAGGATGAAATTATTGCTTATTGTCATACAGGTGAGCCGCTTGATAAGGCGGGTGCCTATGCAATACAGGGTCTGGCCAGCATTTTTATTGAATCGATTACTGGCAGTTTTTCCGGCGTGATGGGCTTACCGTTATTTGAAACCGCGCAACTATTAGCCCAACAAGGGATCGAAGTAATCACATGAGTGAAGAAATTTTAATTAATATTACCCCGCCTGAAACCCGTGTTGCATTGATCGAAAATGGGGTTTTGCAGGAACTGATTATCGAGCGAGTAAGACAGAAAGGATTGGTTGGTAATATCTATAAGGGTGAAGTGTGTCGAGTATTGCCTGGTATGCAGGCCGCTTTTGTAGATATTGGCCTTGATAAAGCAGCATTTCTGCATTTGTCAGACTTTAATAGTCAAGAATTAGCGATGGGTTCTGACAATATTGAACATTACTTGAAAGAGGGACAAAATCTTGTCGTTCAAGTCACCAAAGATCCGCTCGGGAATAAAGGTGCGCGATTAACCACTGATATTTCGATTCCTTCCCGGTATCAGGTTTATATGCCTTATGCAAATAATTCAGGAGTATCGCAACGTATTGAGTGTGATGAGCAGCGTGTACGCTTAAGGGTTTGTATTGAGAACTATTTGCAAAAAAACGCCGTAACAGGTGGTTTCATTGCGCGTACTGCAGCTGAATGTGTTGAAGAAGTCATTCTGCATTCTGATATGAGGTTTTTGCATAAATTATGGGAATCTATCCTTGAGAAAAGTTTATCTGCAAAGGTTAAAACCCTAATTCACGAAGATTTACCGCTAAGTATTCGTACACTTCGCGACTTATACAAAGAGGGCATTGAAAAGGTACGTATTGATTCTCGCGAAACTTTTCTACGCTTAGTTGAGTTTGCAGAAACCTTTGTTCCAGAAATGGTAGCCATTATTGAACATTATTCCGGGGAAAGACCTTTATTTGATATTTATAATGTCGAAGATGAAATCAGCAAGGCTTTGGACCGGAAAGTGAAGCTGAAATCCGGTGGTCATCTGGTCTTTGATCAAACCGAATCCATGACAACGGTAGATGTTAATACCGGTGGCTATGTGGGTGGGCGTAATCTTGAAGAAACTATTTTTAAAACTAATCTGGAAGCAGCGCAAACCATATCTAGACAGCTACGGCTACGAAATCTGGGCGGCATCATTATTATCGATTTTATCGATATGCAGAGTAATGAACACAAAAAACAAGTATTGACTGCACTACAGCGCACGCTGGATAAGGATCATGCTAAAACTAAAATTACAGAAGTTTCGGCATTGGGTTTAGTCGAAATGACGCGTAAGCGAACCCGTGAAAGTCTTGAGCATATTTTATGTGAGCCTTGCTCGACTTGCGGTGGACGTGGAGTATTGAAGACTCCTGAATCTATTTGTCTGGAGGTATTTAGAGAAATCATTCGCGTTGTAAGGCAGTACAATGTGAAACAGATTATGGTTTTGGCCTCTGAACAGGTTGTTGAAATGTTGCTGGATGAAGAAGCCGATATGTTGGCTGAATTGGAAGTGTTTCTAGGGGTAGGGATAAAAATTAGAGCAGAAGCCGAATACAGCCAGGAACATTACGATGTGGTTTTATTGTAGGCAAGTATTTTGGTAATTCTTCACCTTTCGCGGGTTGCGCGATATCTGTTGTTGGGTGGCTTAATTCTCTTAGCTTTAATAACAAGCTTTGTGCGATTTTTTTTGTCAGATATTAGTGAATTTAAAGCTGAACTGGAGCAAAAAATTAGGGAAACAACGCATATTACATTGCACATTGGTAAATTACGTGCATCTGTTAGCTATTTTACGCCTAGTGTTATGTTGCAAGATATTGAAGTTGAAAAGGATAATTCGGCTACTCAACCCGCAATAGAGTTAAAAGAAATTGTGGTGAGTATCAATTTACTGCAATTACTAAGCACCGCAGATATATTAAACGCCAGTTCTTTTTCTTTGATTGGTGCCAAGCTGAAGCTGGTCCGTTATCAAGATGGCAATATTGCCATTGCAGGTATCAAAAGTAGTGATAGCAAACCCGATTGGCTGATGCAGGCTAAAAAATATCAGCTCCTGCACAGTGATATTAGTTGGGAAGATTTAAAAAATCACCAAGAGACAGTCATTTTTCATAATGTCGATGTGTTGCTAAAAAATGATCAGCAACAGCATGAGATTCACGCCTTGACCACTTTGCCAGAACAGTTTGGCAAGTCCCTACGTATTTCAGCATTACTTACCGGTAACATTTTTGATGTGCAACAGCTGGATGGCCAGATATATATTGAAGGCAAGGGGCTACAAGGCCCAGCATGGGGTGAAAGTAATGTTGTGCAAGATTTTAAACTTCAATCTGGATCAGGCGATATCAGGGTGTGGAGTGATTGGAATAAGGGTAGTGCATATCGAATAGCAGCTTATTTCCAGGCACAACAATTCAATCTGGCTAATTCGGCTGGCAAAATATTGAAACTGGATGCACTGCAAGGACATCTAAGTTGGTTAAACAACGAAACAGGTTGGCGCTTAAGTGCATATGATCTGGATATTGTCGCCGATCAACAACATTGGACCGATGGTGAGTTTTATTTTCATAAAGACCTGCAAAGTAATCTTGCCATGGTGATCAAGAAATTGAATTTAGCCGCACTAGCCCATGTTACCCCTCTATTTATATCGGAAGATAAACAGCTAGATCAATGGCTGCAACTTAATCCTAGTGGTTGGCTGAGTAACTTTTCTGTTTATGTACAAGCTGATTTTCAGCAATTTGCTTTACAAGGCAGTTTCAGTGATTTAGGTAATGCAAGTGTTAATAGCATTCCACACATTCAAGGTTTGAGTGGCTATATTAAAGGCACCAATACCTGGGGGCGTATCAATTTAGTCAGCGATAAGGTATCAATCGATACACCAGACTTATTCAGGAATCCGCTCGTTAATAATGTAATTAATGGTAGTATAGATTGGCAGCAATTTGCCGACAGTTGGTTGTTAACTAGCCGAGAGTTACAGATCAATAGT contains:
- the rlmH gene encoding 23S rRNA (pseudouridine(1915)-N(3))-methyltransferase RlmH; the encoded protein is MQIHLISVGNRMPDWVQQGYNEYAKRLPRECELVLKEIAPDKRRSGDIDRITKEEGERMIAALPNRVHIVTLDIPGKPWTTQDVSLSLQRWLGNGSPVALMVGGPEGLSQQVKELANESWSLSPLTFPHPLVRVIVAEQIYRAWSLLNKHPYHR
- a CDS encoding nucleoside triphosphate pyrophosphatase → MSAQIILASASPRRSELLKQIGISHQIQVVDIDETPLLGELPLRYVQRVAAEKSAACLAVMNQKLPILSADTSVVCDGMILGKPDNEQHAVELLSRLSGRTHQVYSAISLRGNQHWQAVSISEVRFRMLSQDEIIAYCHTGEPLDKAGAYAIQGLASIFIESITGSFSGVMGLPLFETAQLLAQQGIEVIT
- the rng gene encoding ribonuclease G, whose translation is MSEEILINITPPETRVALIENGVLQELIIERVRQKGLVGNIYKGEVCRVLPGMQAAFVDIGLDKAAFLHLSDFNSQELAMGSDNIEHYLKEGQNLVVQVTKDPLGNKGARLTTDISIPSRYQVYMPYANNSGVSQRIECDEQRVRLRVCIENYLQKNAVTGGFIARTAAECVEEVILHSDMRFLHKLWESILEKSLSAKVKTLIHEDLPLSIRTLRDLYKEGIEKVRIDSRETFLRLVEFAETFVPEMVAIIEHYSGERPLFDIYNVEDEISKALDRKVKLKSGGHLVFDQTESMTTVDVNTGGYVGGRNLEETIFKTNLEAAQTISRQLRLRNLGGIIIIDFIDMQSNEHKKQVLTALQRTLDKDHAKTKITEVSALGLVEMTRKRTRESLEHILCEPCSTCGGRGVLKTPESICLEVFREIIRVVRQYNVKQIMVLASEQVVEMLLDEEADMLAELEVFLGVGIKIRAEAEYSQEHYDVVLL